One window from the genome of Pararhizobium gei encodes:
- a CDS encoding C4-dicarboxylate TRAP transporter substrate-binding protein yields the protein MKTVIFASVIAALSFCGVAHAQEYSLRFSTSQVNPNEPIVKAMKLYADRVGERSGGRIAITVMTGDQLGAQKKVNEMVMSGASLLSATDYGQLGQFEPDLSILAGPYVYPSIAASDKLFASDVYKELSGKLEAKGIKILMPNGLFGYRHIISNKAVRTPADLAGVTIRVPSSPIMMATFATYGARPTELPWGDVYNALQTGVVDAAEGPFGSIAGSKLNETRKVISKTGHQVMFTAWVASATFFNSLPEDLQKVMTEEGQKIAVDLTKMTLETDDVYAKQLSDAGVEIISDVDVPAFVEASKAAYGKVPNLTPGMFDRVQDAMK from the coding sequence ATGAAGACAGTCATATTTGCATCCGTCATAGCCGCATTGTCGTTTTGCGGTGTCGCTCACGCGCAGGAATACAGCCTGCGTTTCTCGACATCGCAGGTTAACCCCAACGAGCCGATCGTGAAGGCGATGAAGCTTTACGCCGACCGCGTCGGCGAGCGCTCGGGCGGACGGATTGCGATCACGGTGATGACCGGCGACCAGCTTGGCGCCCAGAAGAAGGTCAACGAGATGGTGATGAGCGGCGCCAGCCTGCTCAGCGCTACCGATTACGGACAGCTCGGTCAGTTCGAGCCCGACCTGTCCATTCTTGCAGGGCCTTACGTCTATCCGAGCATCGCGGCGAGCGACAAGCTGTTCGCGTCAGACGTCTACAAGGAGCTGTCGGGCAAGCTCGAGGCGAAGGGGATCAAGATCCTGATGCCGAACGGCCTGTTCGGCTATCGCCATATCATTTCCAACAAGGCTGTGCGAACCCCGGCGGATCTGGCCGGTGTGACAATACGCGTTCCGTCCTCGCCGATCATGATGGCGACTTTCGCCACCTATGGCGCACGTCCGACCGAACTGCCGTGGGGCGACGTCTACAACGCGCTGCAGACCGGCGTCGTCGATGCGGCCGAGGGACCATTCGGGTCGATCGCCGGGTCCAAGCTCAACGAAACCCGCAAGGTCATCTCCAAGACCGGCCATCAGGTGATGTTCACCGCCTGGGTCGCGTCGGCGACATTCTTCAACAGCCTGCCGGAAGACCTTCAGAAGGTCATGACGGAAGAAGGGCAAAAGATCGCCGTCGACCTGACGAAGATGACGCTTGAAACTGATGACGTCTATGCCAAGCAACTGTCCGACGCCGGCGTCGAGATCATCTCGGATGTCGATGTTCCCGCTTTCGTCGAGGCATCCAAGGCGGCCTATGGCAAAGTGCCCAACCTGACGCCCGGCATGTTCGATCGCGTTCAGGACGCCATGAAGTAA
- a CDS encoding L-fuconate dehydratase encodes MTRITDLKVYDLRFPTSQSLDGSDAMNPDPDYSAAYVILETDKPGLGGHGLTFTIGRGNDICCMAIKAMRHLVVGSELSVILDNPGRYWRHLTGDSQLRWIGPDKGAMHLATGAVVNAVWDLLAKDAGKPVWRLIAEMNPEDIADIVDYRYLTDVLTREEAVEILNRAAPGKAERIAVLGQEGYACYTTSAGWLGYDDAKLRRLCQEAIDAGFNHVKMKVGRDLEDDIRRLTIAREVIGPDRYLMIDANQVWEVGEAIDWVNKLAFAKPFFIEEPTSPDDVAGHAKIRRAIGDVKVATGEMCQNRIMFKQFIAEGAIDIVQIDSCRMGGLNEVLAVLLMAAKYDLPVWPHAGGVGLCEYVQHLSMIDYVAVSGTKTGRVIEYVDHLHEHFLDPCVIRNAAYMPPSKAGFSIEMKPESIAAYTFKG; translated from the coding sequence ATGACCCGCATCACCGATCTCAAGGTCTATGACCTCCGGTTTCCGACCTCGCAGAGCCTGGACGGCTCCGATGCCATGAACCCGGATCCGGACTATTCGGCGGCCTATGTCATTCTGGAGACGGACAAGCCAGGGCTCGGCGGTCATGGGCTTACCTTTACCATCGGGCGCGGCAACGATATCTGCTGCATGGCCATTAAGGCCATGCGCCATCTCGTCGTCGGTTCGGAGCTTTCCGTCATCCTCGACAATCCGGGCCGCTATTGGCGACATCTGACCGGCGACAGCCAGTTGCGCTGGATCGGGCCGGACAAGGGCGCAATGCACCTGGCGACGGGCGCCGTCGTCAATGCGGTCTGGGATCTGCTCGCCAAGGACGCCGGCAAGCCGGTCTGGCGTCTGATCGCCGAGATGAACCCGGAAGACATCGCCGATATTGTCGATTACCGGTATCTGACCGATGTTTTGACCCGCGAAGAAGCCGTTGAGATCCTTAATCGTGCTGCGCCCGGCAAGGCGGAGCGCATCGCCGTCCTCGGTCAGGAAGGCTACGCCTGCTACACCACCTCCGCCGGCTGGCTCGGGTACGATGATGCCAAGCTGCGCCGTCTTTGCCAGGAGGCGATCGATGCCGGCTTCAATCACGTCAAGATGAAGGTCGGGCGCGATCTGGAAGACGATATCCGCCGGTTGACCATCGCCCGCGAGGTCATCGGCCCCGATCGCTATCTGATGATCGATGCCAATCAGGTCTGGGAGGTCGGCGAGGCGATCGATTGGGTCAACAAGCTGGCATTTGCCAAGCCCTTCTTCATCGAGGAACCCACAAGTCCTGACGATGTTGCCGGCCATGCCAAGATCCGGCGGGCGATCGGCGACGTGAAGGTGGCGACTGGTGAGATGTGTCAGAATCGCATCATGTTCAAGCAGTTCATCGCGGAGGGCGCCATCGATATCGTCCAGATCGACAGCTGCCGCATGGGCGGGTTGAACGAGGTTCTGGCCGTGCTGCTGATGGCGGCGAAGTACGACCTGCCGGTCTGGCCGCATGCCGGTGGGGTCGGCCTGTGCGAATATGTCCAGCATCTCTCGATGATCGACTACGTCGCCGTTTCCGGCACGAAGACGGGTCGCGTCATCGAATATGTTGATCACCTCCACGAGCACTTTCTCGACCCCTGCGTCATCCGGAACGCGGCCTATATGCCGCCGTCCAAGGCCGGCTTCTCGATCGAAATGAAGCCGGAATCGATTGCGGCCTATACGTTCAAAGGCTGA
- a CDS encoding fumarylacetoacetate hydrolase family protein, producing MKLVRYGAIGAEKPGLVDLDGNIRDLSGHVADIGGSVIDPQELTKLSAIDPESLPLVADGTRLGACVAGTGKFICIGLNYSDHAAETGATVPPEPIIFMKATSAIVGPNDDLVIPRGSEKTDWEVELGIVIGRKAKYVGEAEALDYVAGYCTVHDVSERAFQTERSGQWTKGKSCDTFGPTGPWLVTKDEVADPQDLRLWLTVNGETMQDGSTKTMVYGAAYLVSYLSQFMSLMPGDIISTGTPPGVGMGMKPPRYLKPGDVIELGIDGLGAQKQTARADV from the coding sequence ATGAAACTCGTTCGTTATGGCGCCATCGGCGCCGAAAAGCCGGGCCTTGTCGATCTCGACGGCAATATCCGCGATCTGTCCGGCCATGTCGCCGATATTGGCGGGTCCGTGATCGATCCGCAGGAACTGACGAAACTGTCGGCCATCGATCCAGAAAGCCTGCCGCTGGTTGCCGATGGCACGCGCCTGGGCGCCTGCGTTGCCGGCACCGGCAAGTTCATCTGCATCGGCCTCAACTATTCCGACCATGCCGCCGAGACAGGTGCCACGGTGCCGCCGGAGCCGATCATCTTCATGAAGGCGACGTCCGCCATCGTCGGCCCGAACGACGATCTGGTCATTCCGCGCGGTTCCGAGAAGACCGATTGGGAAGTCGAGCTCGGCATCGTCATCGGCCGCAAGGCGAAATATGTCGGCGAAGCCGAAGCGCTCGATTATGTTGCCGGCTATTGCACCGTCCATGACGTCAGCGAGCGCGCGTTTCAAACCGAACGTTCCGGCCAGTGGACCAAGGGCAAGTCCTGCGACACGTTCGGCCCCACCGGTCCCTGGCTGGTGACCAAGGACGAGGTTGCCGATCCGCAGGATCTGCGGCTCTGGCTAACCGTCAATGGCGAAACCATGCAGGACGGCTCGACCAAAACCATGGTCTACGGCGCTGCCTATCTCGTCTCCTATCTGTCGCAGTTCATGTCACTGATGCCGGGCGATATCATCTCGACGGGCACGCCGCCGGGCGTCGGCATGGGCATGAAGCCGCCGCGTTACCTGAAACCGGGCGATGTCATTGAGCTTGGGATTGACGGGCTCGGAGCACAAAAACAGACCGCCCGCGCCGACGTCTGA
- a CDS encoding SDR family oxidoreductase produces MTTKLNGKTVLITAAAQGIGRASALAFAAAGATVHATDINLDVLSELASESGIVTHKLDVLDTAAVEALVIEIGAVDVLFNCAGVVHAGSILDMPDKDLEFAFDLNVKAMIRTIRAVLPGMIERKDGAIINMASVASSIKGVPNRFAYGTTKAAVIGLTKAVAADYVAAGIRCNAICPGTVESPSLEGRMRAQGDYETARAAFIARQPMGRLGTPEEIADLAVYLAGATYTSGQAYAIDGGWTI; encoded by the coding sequence ATGACGACAAAACTCAACGGCAAGACAGTTCTGATCACGGCTGCCGCGCAGGGCATCGGCCGGGCGTCGGCGCTTGCCTTCGCGGCGGCGGGGGCCACGGTCCATGCCACCGATATCAATCTCGACGTCCTGTCCGAACTTGCCTCCGAAAGCGGTATCGTCACGCACAAGCTCGACGTTCTGGATACGGCGGCAGTCGAAGCGCTGGTCATTGAGATCGGCGCGGTCGACGTGCTGTTCAATTGCGCGGGCGTCGTGCATGCCGGCAGCATTCTCGACATGCCGGACAAGGACCTGGAGTTTGCCTTCGATCTCAACGTCAAGGCGATGATCCGCACCATCCGGGCCGTTCTGCCTGGTATGATCGAGCGAAAGGACGGCGCCATCATCAACATGGCGTCCGTCGCCTCCAGCATCAAGGGCGTGCCGAACCGCTTTGCCTACGGCACCACAAAGGCGGCGGTGATCGGCTTGACCAAGGCCGTTGCCGCCGATTATGTGGCGGCCGGCATCCGCTGCAACGCGATTTGCCCTGGAACGGTCGAAAGCCCGTCGCTGGAAGGCCGGATGCGCGCGCAAGGCGATTATGAAACGGCCCGCGCCGCCTTCATCGCCCGCCAGCCGATGGGACGGCTCGGCACGCCGGAAGAGATCGCCGATCTCGCCGTCTACCTGGCCGGTGCTACCTATACCTCGGGCCAGGCCTATGCCATCGACGGCGGCTGGACCATCTGA
- a CDS encoding MaoC family dehydratase — translation MIEQSIHFEEYDLGHVRQTTGRTITETDFVVHAGHTGDFFPHHLDAEFAKTLPGGQRIAHGTMIFSIGIGLTASVINPVAFSYGYDRLRFVRPVHIGDTIRTRVTIAAKEDDPKRTDMGRVIERCEVFNQRNEVVLAADHILLVERKSK, via the coding sequence GTGATCGAACAATCCATCCATTTCGAGGAATACGACCTGGGGCATGTGCGCCAGACGACGGGCCGGACCATCACGGAGACGGATTTCGTCGTTCATGCCGGACATACCGGCGATTTCTTCCCGCATCATCTGGATGCCGAATTCGCCAAGACCCTGCCCGGCGGTCAGCGCATCGCCCATGGAACGATGATCTTTTCGATCGGCATCGGCCTCACCGCCTCCGTCATCAATCCCGTCGCATTCTCCTACGGCTATGATCGCCTGCGTTTCGTCCGGCCTGTTCATATCGGCGATACGATCCGCACACGGGTCACGATTGCCGCGAAGGAGGACGATCCGAAGCGCACCGATATGGGACGGGTTATCGAGCGGTGCGAGGTGTTCAACCAGCGCAACGAGGTCGTTCTGGCCGCGGATCATATTCTTCTTGTCGAACGAAAATCTAAATGA